The segment GACCTCTTGAAACGACGCGAGCATCTGCCGCGCGGCCGCATCACTGCCGCCTTGCTGAGTCACCCACTCGCGCAGCCGTCCCGGGGGCAACCGGTTGCCGGTGACATCAACCAGCAACTTGGCGGCACTCGTGCCGGTGGAACAAATAAAAGTGCGAGGCATGTGATGTTTCCTCAGACTTTCTCGAACGTCTCCTGCTCAACCCCGTTAGCAACGGGCCAGACTTTGCGTATCAGAGACGGATCGGAATTTCGCCGTTCAGCCAGTGACGTCGGCAGTTCTTTGAGCGTCATTCGAATCTCATAACGGCGAACAGGGCCAGTTTTCGATTGGCGGTCAATGATGGGTAACAACGGCTCGAAGAACGGACGTAATGAGAGTTCTTTATTGTCATTCATTTGCTTGCCGATCTGTTGCGCCATCGCCCGAATGTCGGTCTCGGTGATGAGCGGCGCGTCTTCGCAGACGAGGACCGGCTGGTTGTCAAAGAGAAAGACGACTCGTAGCCGCTTGGGAAGATTGTGCTCCCAGTTCTCGGTGAGCTCGCCCCACCAAACGATGAGGGCGACCGCCAGCGTGGCCACACCGAAAACGGCGTCCATCCACTGCCACCAAGCCAGCCACGGCTGTTGTTTCCAAGGCTGGACGATCAGCCCAGTAACGATGACGGCAATTATCGCACAGAGCATGATGGCTCGTTGTTTCTGCCAAGCATGACGCCATTTCGACACAGGAATCTGTGGAGCATTGTCAGTCATTCGGCACGTCAATTCGGACGGGAAACTGTTGAAGTGTGGCGCGTCGGGGGAGCTTGAGTTGGTCAACAGCCGTCGCAATGGTTTCCGACAAGAACACTTCGACGAAGCGACCGTGAGTGGTGTAGTCGGTTTCGCTGACTGGTCGGCTGCCGTGAGCGAACAGGGATTCATTGCGAGTTTTCAGAAAGCTCAATAACTTCGACTTTGATTTTGAAAACGCGTCTCCGAGCGGATCGCCCGTGAACGCGGCGGCGACCGACCAGGCATCGACAAGGCCGATCTTGATGGCTCCATCGCTGTGACCTCGCGACGCGATCGCCCCACGAATGGATTCGGGAATGCGATCGAGATCAACGTTGCCAGTGACGATGCCGTGCTTCTTCTCCAGCCAGATTTGTGCAGTCAGTTCGAGTGCTCGATAGAGACGTCCTACGGCGTCGTCGTATCGTTGTTGAACGACGCGTCGCTGCGCGTTCATCAGCAGATCTTCGACGAGTTCCCAACCGTGTCCACGTTGATCAATCAGCATCGCGAGGAAGGTGAGGTAACTCTTCCATTGCGCATTCTCTGGCTGAAGCAATGTGCGAGCGGTCGGGTGATCGAATCGATCCCAGGCTTCAAACGCTCGACAAGCCAGCAGCCAGGACTGGATGGTCTGCACGGTGTTGTCACTGGCGAAGCGTCGGGATGTTTCTTCGAGGAGTCGTGCCGCACCGGTGTAATCGAACCTCCCGAGCAAGTTTTCGACATGACGCAGTGTGCGCTTCACCTGCGCGTCCCAGACCTGCACGGGGCGAACAAACTGCGTCTGATCGGTGACAGCCCGCAAGTCCTGCCGCGCACCGGTGACGAGCACGATGTCACAACGTCCGTCATCGAGAGCCGCTGTCGCCAGTCCCGCCGTCATCGACTTCGTTCCGCCGGTGTAGTCGATGATCAGCTTCGCGTCGGGATACTCGCGATGCAGCTTCTCGATGAGTTCCAGACAACGCAGGTAGCAATCATTGAGGTTGTCGAATCCGGCGATGCGCATGTGGTCGAAGCGTTCCGGTATCAGTCCCGCCTGAGTTGCGATGCAGGGTGAGTCCGGATGCTCGACCTTGAAGCTGCTCTTGCAAACCAGCCCTTCCCCGACCGCTTCGACATAACTGCCCTTGTTCTTCGCAACATCGTCCGAGCAGACGAACCACACGAAGTCCGGCTGATTGGAGCGAATGCTGGTCACCAGCGGCTGCGGCGAACCTCCGACCGTGAGTATGAGAATTGACTTCATCGCTACTTCTTCTTCCCGTTACTTGATTTCGTGGAGGCTGCGGTTGCTGGCTTTGGCCACTGGTACTGAGGCGACTTGGTGTCGTCTTTGATCTGCACTTCGACCACATCACTGACGCTGGGCGGCAGAGTGGGAACGGGGCCGAGATTGAGCACGCCCTTCGGACGTCCCTCTTCCTGAACCTCGAAGCCACCCTTCTCCCGCACGCTGACGATGGTGACTTTCACCGGCGTTCCCGACGGGCGTTTGATACTGGCTGATGCTGTCCCAATTGACGTCTTCGGGAGCGGCTTGGGAGGACCGGACTTTGCAATTCGTTTCGGTAATTCAATTTGCAAATGCTCGATCAACGCCTGCAACTCGTCGCGGCTCGTCTGGTAGTCGGGCAGGATGCGATTGGGAAAAGCGATCACTCCAATCGAGTGAGTCCCGTTGTCGTTGCGGCTGATGTGCAAGTGGATCGGGCTGGCGTGCCGCATGTCTTCGGCCCTGCGACTGTCCAGATGCGGATGATGCTGGCCAAGCCAGACGACAGCTTGCTGCGTCTTGTCGGTGCTTCCGGAGAAAGCGAACTTCGCCCTGCCATCGTTATCCGATTGTCCGATCTTCCGAGGCAGGCCGAAGGCTTCCTTGATCCACGTCCGCTTTTGACCGTCCGACTGGCCGAAGTCCTGAATGGCGAAGCCGAGTTCATCCAGAACTTTCCAGTAGTTAAGCCACGGCGTTGGGATCGGAGCAAGCATCAGGCGATCGTTGAACACACTGAGTTCGGAGGGCTCGAGTGGCGAGTTGGTGAGCCGCAGTTTCTCGGACGCGCGCAGCTTGTTCGCCGACTCTTCGGCTTCTTCAGGCGTCAATGCCCGCTTGTGCTCCAGCGTCTCTGACACAACACGGCTCAGCTTCAGTGAGCCATAACCATTACGGCTCTTTGAGCCGACTCCACCAAACTGACACAACAGCGACAATGCAGCCAATGCCTGTGTCTCGATGACACTCGCGTCGATCGACTGCGGCGTTTCATCCTTCGCCGCGCCGGGGCGCAAGTAGTATCCGGCTCTGACGACGACCGAGATTTCCCACTCCGAACCGGGGAGGCGGCAGCGACGGCGTTTGCGTTCGTTCGGCTTGCCAGCAGGCATCTCATCCATGCCGAACGACAGATAGAGGAATCCTTGCGTGCGCCTCTGAGGTGCAGCCGCCAGGTCATGCACTTTCGCAAAGTCTGGGGCCAGTCGCAGAACCCTCTGATCTTTCTTGTTCAACGCCTCACGCTTACCCGGCACCCAATCGGGTTGTTGCTCACCCTTCGTTCTGCGTTGAACGACGACACGAATGGCTCCGGCTTCTTTGGTGCTACCCCAGAGGGCGGCTTCTAACGAACGGAGTTCAGCGACGGTGAGATAGCCCGCGTGCAGAGTCCGCCACCAGTAACGCAACTGGCCGCGCAGCGTGGCGGGACGCAGGTCGCAGTCGGTGGCGTCAGTTTGGTCCGCTCCGGCGAGGAAGGCCGGTGTGACCAGTTCCAATGTGGCGTTGAAATTCAAACGCTGACCGGGAGCCTTGCTGCTCGCGGACTCTGATGATGCGGGCTTGTTTGAAGGCCCGTCGGGAGCAGAACCGGCGGCTAGCGCCTTGCCGCTCACAAGATTTGATAACGAAGACTCTTCAGCCGGGCGGAAGACGCCGAAGCCGGAGTTGGTCTTGGCTCCCGCTCCCAGCCAGTGCAACGCGGCGGTGAGCCATTCCGCGATCTTGTCGTTATCGACGTGAGTGCCGTCGGGCAGTGTGTAGGAATCGTTACCTCGCGGAGCAAACGCGAATTGAAACTGCTGCTCGCGCGCGACGGCGAGGAACGGAATCGGCACCGGGTTGTGCCAGTCTCCGGGCGCGGCATCGCCCTGATAGTACGGGCCGTAGTGCGGCGTCATGACGTCGGCTTCGAGCGTCACCGGTTTGCTCGGAATGGCGTCGAAGAAGATCCACTTGCCGACGCAGTGCTCGGCTTTAAAGTCATCGGGACCGAAGAGGTCGCTGGCGACTTCCTTGCCAAAGCACTCGCGGACATATGCCCGCAGCACACCTTTGACACTCGAACCCGGCAGGTACGGAGTGCCGAGTGTGTGATGCCATGCAAAGCCAATCTCGATGGGATGTTCGCGCCCGAGTCCGGTCGCAAAACGCGTGGCGGTGACGAATGGTAACGCGAGGCCGCCAAGTTTCGTTGCAAGTTCGCGCTGCCGCGCGGCGTGTTGAGTTAGCTGGTCATTGCTGCCAACCGTGCCCACAACCGACTTGATCCAGTCGAGCTTCTCGATGTCGAGCTTCTCGTTATCGGGACGAATCCAATTGCCGTTCCATGTGTTGCAGAACTTGTCGTACCAAAGTCCCGTGTTGGACTTATTGCGATCGAACGCTGCAGACTGACTGCCGTGATACAGCGGACGGTTCATTCCCGGCCTCCCTTCTCTGGTTTGTCAGCTTTCGAAAGGAATGCCTGCGCGAACTTCTTGAGCCAGACCAGATAGGCCAAAGCCTCGGCCTGCGCATGGCAGTAGATCGTCTGATCTGACTTAACGAGCGAGTCGATGAGCGGCTTGCTCAGTCCCACTCGCGCCTGCTTTCCGCAGAGCCAGTCTTCGAGGTCATCAAACAACCGGCGATGTGCGTCGTCGTCGCCCGTCTTCCCTTTGGCTTGAGCCAGCAACGTCGCACACGCCTGCCCCAGTCCGTTCATGACGATCGTGGCCGAGAGGCTTTCGCAGTAGCTCTTGTAGTCCCCGGCTAATCTTTCACTCTTCACTCCATTGACCTTGTCGAGTGCATGCGCGGCGCGTTGTTGTTCGAGAGTCGGTCGCGGCGGCGCTTTCGAAAGAGACGCAGGCGGGGCCGACTTCTGCTGAGCTGGCATCTGGCTGAAATCTCGTGACTCAGGTTTAAGGGCGGTAGTTGATGGTGTGCTCGAAACAGAGTGCGACTGACCGCCGGAACCTGCCGCAGCCGGTTTCTTCTGCTGATCATTCTGACGAACCGACGACTGCCCCTTGTGTTTGTTCTTCTTGCTCATGCAGCACCTCCGTTCGCCTGATCAGCCTTCGGCAATGCGACCGCAAACCAGCCTTGGCCGACGGTTTCGTTGCCCCCGACTTGCAGGTACGGCCGGCACTCGAAAAGTTTGCGAGCGACCATCAGCGCGTCGTCGTTCTCGACAACTGCCTTGTCATTTCTCTGAGCGAGCAGGCAGTAGAAGAGGGCATCGGGTGGGATCGTCTCTTCGTACCAGAGGTTCTTGCTGGTCTTCTTCGTCTCATCGAGCTTGTTGCGAGCATTGACCGCCAAGCCGTAGCGGGCGAACCAGACGAAATCGTCGTTGGAGATGACGACGAGTTGTGAGGCGATGCGGTCGCGGGTTGATTGGTAGTGCGGTTGATCGGGGATCAGACCTCGAACGAGTTCAATGAGTCCTTCGGGAAGATCGCCTTGCGGAGTCGCTCGCGAGAACTGCCGCTCTTCGAGAAACAGTTCGCCGTCATCTGCGCCGAGATACTTTGGGTTTGATTCTGTCGTTGCCGTGAGGCAAGAGCGGAGAGTCGTGAGCGAGTCAACTCCCGGCGCGCACGCCGTTGGCGTGGCGGTTAAACAGTTTTCGCGGGCACGATCACGCGACAGGCGTTCGATGAGATGCGGGCAAGTGACCCACTTGTATTGCGTCTTCAAGCTGCGGACTGGCAACAGGATCAATCGCGCATCCGAGACCAACAGCGTGCCAGCATTGTCTTGTTTGCCAAAGATCGCCTCCACCTTAGCCCGAGCGATCTTCTTGGCTTCGTCGTCGCTCTTGCCCTCTGCTAATGCCGCGCATCTTGCAGACTGATAGGCCATATCAAGCAACGCGCCCTTCATGCTGGAGCCAACAATCACCGGGTAATCGGTTGCGGCCTCGCGGGCGACGGGCAGGTCCAAGAAGCCGGCGGATTGGCCGGCTCCGGGATGGATCGACGTTTCGGCCAGCAGGCCGAGGATCAGGCTGTTCATAGCGATTGGTCTCCTTCATTGAGGGCGGAATGTTCGGGCTCGGATTTGGCGAGACGGCTGACGACGACTCGTTGCGGGGAGTCAGTCGTGGCCATGCAACCCCCATTCGACATCCTGAAGAATGAATTTTTCCGTGAGCTGGGGAGCATGGGAATCCAAGTATCTCCGCAATGTTTCGGCAAGCAGTTCATCGAGACTATTGGCGCAGCCTTCGTTCACGAAATTGCGTGCTTCCGCGAGCAAATCTTCCGCGAGTTTCACTTCGACATTCGTCTTCATGTTGTGTTCCTTCGGGAAACGTGAATTCATTGCGGCCAATTTCCCAGCACGATTTGTCCGTAACCAAAGGGCCTCTTGTCACCGATGTGCTGGCCATGCTTTTGACTCAAAGATGGCCAATCTTTCGCATCGCATTCGCAGAACCAGGTTGAGCCAGCGGGTAACACAGGTCGCAGCGGCAGCGGCTGGCGTTTCGTACTGTCCCAGCCGCCGATCGAATGCGATTTGCCGACACAAGCCGAAACGATGCGCGAGCCGGTCAACCCCGGAAGCTCTTGGCCAATGACTGGTTGTCGGACGGTGCCGTCGGGATCAATGGGAAGCATCAGCGGTGTGAGGAGCGTCACGGTGAAGCGACGATGGTCCTTCGCCGGAGACGCGCAGAGTGCCCAGCCTGCAATCGGCGAGCAGTCCGCCATGCGGCCTTCGCCACCGAGAGCCAGTAACTTCGGGATGTGCCAATCTTCGGGCAGATCATTGACTGTCATCGCCAGCGAAACATCGCGAGCCAGCCGGACGAATCGCGGGCTGTAGAGACCGCCTTGCTCGGTGACTCGTTTCTCTTCGTTGCGTTTGAGCCCGACCCGAATCTCGTGCTTCCACAAGTCGCGGGCTTCGACGACGTGTTCCTGCGTTGGCAACTGACCACTCAGAATAAGTTTCAGTCCCGGCTGCGTGACCCACTGCGACGACGGTTCCTTGAGTCCGTCTTTCTCAAATGGATGAGCTCGAACCGACGATGTCATCGGCAGGCGCACGTCACCGAGATCGCACGACGTTGCATTCTTCTCGTCAGCCGGAGTGAGCAGGCACTGAGGCTGCCAAATCGGTTCATTGCTGCCGTAAGGCTTGTCGTGATCGCATGAGCCGTCGTCACGCGACTGCTTCGGCCCCGGCTTGCCGAGCACATGCAGCGGCATCGGGAACAAAGACTCGTATGCTCCGCCATCCTGCCGACGAACCAGCCACGGACCGCGAAAGCGCATCGCACCGAGTGCTTTCTTGCCTTCAAAGCCATCGCCGAGGACATCCGCCAGTTTGCGCTGTGTTGACCAGTTGCTCACGCCGTCCCAGCCCTTCTCTCGGGCCAGTCCCGCGCGAAGTGCCCCCACGACTGTGGTCGCCGGTGGCGGGAACAGGCTGGCCACATCTGTTTGATTCGATTCGCCACTGTTGTAAGGTCGCCCGTCACGGAAGAACCATGCATCGATCGGGCTTAGCAGGATGGTCCGCGAGGAAATCGCCTTTTCAGAGCTGGAAGCGTGAGCACCCGGAGTCATTTTCGCCGTCGTCATTCGGCATCTTCCTTTCCGTCATTCGCCAGGAATCGAACTACGAGTGCGCCATCAATGCCCAGTGTGTCGCGGTGGTGCTTCAACTTAAACTTCGGCGGACTGCTGCCTTCGAGGCGATCACGTGTGACGCGCTGGCTCAGCTTGAGCAGCCGGTCGATTGCAGCCTTGGCGAGGCTCAATCGTTCTTCATGCCGTTCCTCAGCTGTTCCGCCTTCCGCTTCGCGTTTCTGCTTGCCTCGCAAATAGTCAGCAACGAGGACGCTCTTGAACAAGTCGTTGCCATTATCGCAAAGTTCCTGCGACAAGCGTCCGAACTCGCCCGGTCTCGTGAGCGCCTTATCGGTCAGCGCGGCAAACCGTTCGCGGACGTTGTAGAGAAAGCCGGATGAGAATTCGGCTGATCGTTGTTCGGCCACTCCGTGACCGGGCTTCGAGTCGCTGAGCGATTCAGCCAGATCGCATGAAGTCAAGGGTTGTCCGCCAAGGTCGATCCTCAGCGCATCGACGATGTTGTCCGATTTCGCTGCGACGCCGACGTCACGAATATGTTCCCACGGGGCCGACCACTGGGCCGTGATGCCGCTCGATTTGAACACGGCAATCGCCAGGCTGTCGCGTCCGGTCGCGTCCTTCGCCACATCGTCGAGCATGTGATGAGCAGTCTTGAGAACGTCACGCAGCGGGACGTGATAGTGCGCGTAGACGACCGCACCGGAAAGCGTTGCCTGTTTCGCCGCTTCCGCCCCGATCTTTGATGTGAATTCCGCTTGGTATGCCTTGGCAAGCTGCGATGCACATTTCAACGCACAGTCGAGCGGCAGCATGGCGAGCACATCATCACCGCCCGCATAAATTGTCACACCGTAGTGTTGTCCGACGATGTGCGGAACGCCGATTGAAAAATTACTGAGTGCCTTTGTCGCGAGCGATTCACCGTTCCCGCCAGGCAGTTTCCGAGCCTCGCCGAGCAGCGCACCCATCGAATCGCCGTCCATGAGCAGCATCGCGTAGAACGCTGATGGCTTCTCGCCAACGTCGTCGCACAATTTCTTCAGGGATGTCTGCAAGTCTCGTCGAGCCTGCTTGTCGGCGGCATCGTCCAAAGGCGGATCGTACGGTGTGACTTTCGGATTTGAGATCGCCGCTCGCTGAAAGAAGTTGCCATCAAGACTCAGGAAGTCGCCCGTCCGTCGCTGCTGCTTCAATGTTTGAAGTTTCGGAATCCGAGTCTGCCGTTCACCAAGGGAATTCTCTGCGAGCGATTTCACCTGGACTGCGAATGCGGCAGCTGCAGCCTGTGTGTCAGGGTTCTCTGCGACTGCGATCAGCCAGGGAATTGCAGCGATGTAGGCTGTGGACGGCCAGCTTTTGTGGTCCAGCTTCCGGTCGATCACTTGTTCCGCGACCTTTGGAAACATCCTCTTGATCAGAGCAATCGCGCAGAGTCGCTCATCGTCGGCCAGATCAAGCGGCCCGAGCTTCGAACGCAGTACCTTCCAGAACTCGTCCTGCTTGCGACTTGCCTGCGAGCGAATCCAGCCGGACAATTCCTGCCGATCGCTCATCATCGTGCAATGGTCGCCCGGTTCGACGGTCGCAGGTGTCGTCCGCCAGTTCTTGCGAGCGGCCAACAGTGTGCTTGATTCTTCGACCGAACAAACAATCCATGTGATCTCCCAGAAATTTGCCACCTGCCGTTCCCAGATTTCAAGCGTGCCATCACCAGCGCCCACAACGGGTGAAACGAACTTATCGCGAATGACATTGGTGATTTGGTTCCACACTGCCAGCAGCGACTGCTGTGCTGCGTCGGCCGCAACTTTTGCGTCTTGTTTCGCGGACTCGGCATCGTCAGCAAAAAAATCTGCCACAAAGCGATTCGGAACCGTCCCGAAATAATGGTTCTGGCAAGCTCCACGAGTTTCCTCGTCCCATGCGGGCAATACGAGTGTGCCGCCAGACGTTCGCACAGCTTCAATCGCGGTTGCCGCAAGGTGCGACAGCATAAACGAGCTGGCCCAGAGGTCCCTCGTCCGCCGCGACTGCGCAACAAACCCCTGCACGGGCCCAATGCTGAATTGTAACCGCTGTGTGTCAGCCATCAGTGGGCCTCACTTGCTGGATCATACCGAATGACTCCGTCAACGCACTGCGTTTCAGGAACCGATCCAAAAAACTGTGAATGGGCTGATAAAAGTCAGCTGGTAGGCTCTGTCTTGACGCTGCGAATCGACGTCGTGTCAGTGCGTGACCAGACGAAGTGTCCGAAACGCGAATTGACTCGCCTGAGGGCAAATACTCACTTGGCAACACTGTGCAGATTGCAATCGGAATTGCAGTGGCTGGTGCGTGAATGTGAATAAGGAACGGACTCGCTCGCCTGTCATGCGTGTTCGGGGTGACTTCCGCTTTAATGTTTTGATTCGTCGCCGACAGACTCTTGAAAAAGTAATTGTGCGGCAAACCGAACGCGGAGCGCCTTGGAGGGCAAGGAGGACATGTACCCACGGAGAGGTATTTATACATTGCATCATGGTCATCCTGGAAAATCGGTTGAGCGACCACTTCACCCAGAACGTTGCGGCGCTGGCCATCATTGCCAGAGACTCCGAAAGTTCGATATCGGACAAACTCGCGCCCGACTTTCTCCAGAAGCTTCAATGGCGTGTCGCTCGATTCGCCTTCGATCATTACAACCCGGGATCGGCGGATAGGCGGGATAAAAGGCCTATTCGCGTAATCGCTCACTATCAGACATAGCCCAGACCGTAGATACGGCGGGCCCGCGCTGGCCGCCTCGAAGTTGATTCGGTACGTGCCCGCTTGGTCGTGGGCCACCGTTACGGTCGCTACGCCGTCATCAACATCTCCTACTAGTGTGACGACTGGCGTGCCCGTGCCGTCGCCGCTGCTTACGGTAAAGGTGAGATTGTCCGCCTCGATCGCGACTCCTGCTGCCGTGGTCATCGTAACGAGCACTGTTACCGTTGCGTCGCCAGTCGTAGGCAAGGCGATCGGGTTTTTCGGTGCGTTGGTCGTGACGAGTTGTGTGGTTGCGTCGTTGCCGATCAAGGCGGCCACGGCTCGCTGTTGCGTCAGTTGTTTGGTGTTCGTGTTAAACTCCTCCAAAACAGCCGCAGCAATCGCCGCGCTATCCACAATTGCATTAGCACCGAGTCCGTCCGTGAGTGTATCCGCACTAAAATCGTAAGTTACCGGATAAGGCCCCTCTAAGAGAGTGTCGCCGTCGGCAGCCGTTCCGGTGTGCGTGTAGACAGTAACGTAGCCCTGAAAGTCCGCCGTATCAAACACGAATTCGTACTGGTCAGTGCTGTCCCCAACTAACGCCAATGCCTCCGCGTAAACACTGCGATTCGCACCTACGTAATCTGTGTAAGCCCCAGTGGATGCATTGCGAACAAAGCTATCTGCAACCCGCTGCAAGATGGCGTAGGGTGTGTTCGCGCCCTGGTAAATAAACAGCATGCTGGACA is part of the Planctomycetia bacterium genome and harbors:
- a CDS encoding TIGR02710 family CRISPR-associated CARF protein produces the protein MKSILILTVGGSPQPLVTSIRSNQPDFVWFVCSDDVAKNKGSYVEAVGEGLVCKSSFKVEHPDSPCIATQAGLIPERFDHMRIAGFDNLNDCYLRCLELIEKLHREYPDAKLIIDYTGGTKSMTAGLATAALDDGRCDIVLVTGARQDLRAVTDQTQFVRPVQVWDAQVKRTLRHVENLLGRFDYTGAARLLEETSRRFASDNTVQTIQSWLLACRAFEAWDRFDHPTARTLLQPENAQWKSYLTFLAMLIDQRGHGWELVEDLLMNAQRRVVQQRYDDAVGRLYRALELTAQIWLEKKHGIVTGNVDLDRIPESIRGAIASRGHSDGAIKIGLVDAWSVAAAFTGDPLGDAFSKSKSKLLSFLKTRNESLFAHGSRPVSETDYTTHGRFVEVFLSETIATAVDQLKLPRRATLQQFPVRIDVPND
- the cmr6 gene encoding type III-B CRISPR module RAMP protein Cmr6; this translates as MNRPLYHGSQSAAFDRNKSNTGLWYDKFCNTWNGNWIRPDNEKLDIEKLDWIKSVVGTVGSNDQLTQHAARQRELATKLGGLALPFVTATRFATGLGREHPIEIGFAWHHTLGTPYLPGSSVKGVLRAYVRECFGKEVASDLFGPDDFKAEHCVGKWIFFDAIPSKPVTLEADVMTPHYGPYYQGDAAPGDWHNPVPIPFLAVAREQQFQFAFAPRGNDSYTLPDGTHVDNDKIAEWLTAALHWLGAGAKTNSGFGVFRPAEESSLSNLVSGKALAAGSAPDGPSNKPASSESASSKAPGQRLNFNATLELVTPAFLAGADQTDATDCDLRPATLRGQLRYWWRTLHAGYLTVAELRSLEAALWGSTKEAGAIRVVVQRRTKGEQQPDWVPGKREALNKKDQRVLRLAPDFAKVHDLAAAPQRRTQGFLYLSFGMDEMPAGKPNERKRRRCRLPGSEWEISVVVRAGYYLRPGAAKDETPQSIDASVIETQALAALSLLCQFGGVGSKSRNGYGSLKLSRVVSETLEHKRALTPEEAEESANKLRASEKLRLTNSPLEPSELSVFNDRLMLAPIPTPWLNYWKVLDELGFAIQDFGQSDGQKRTWIKEAFGLPRKIGQSDNDGRAKFAFSGSTDKTQQAVVWLGQHHPHLDSRRAEDMRHASPIHLHISRNDNGTHSIGVIAFPNRILPDYQTSRDELQALIEHLQIELPKRIAKSGPPKPLPKTSIGTASASIKRPSGTPVKVTIVSVREKGGFEVQEEGRPKGVLNLGPVPTLPPSVSDVVEVQIKDDTKSPQYQWPKPATAASTKSSNGKKK
- the cmr5 gene encoding type III-B CRISPR module-associated protein Cmr5, whose product is MSKKNKHKGQSSVRQNDQQKKPAAAGSGGQSHSVSSTPSTTALKPESRDFSQMPAQQKSAPPASLSKAPPRPTLEQQRAAHALDKVNGVKSERLAGDYKSYCESLSATIVMNGLGQACATLLAQAKGKTGDDDAHRRLFDDLEDWLCGKQARVGLSKPLIDSLVKSDQTIYCHAQAEALAYLVWLKKFAQAFLSKADKPEKGGRE
- the cmr4 gene encoding type III-B CRISPR module RAMP protein Cmr4 yields the protein MNSLILGLLAETSIHPGAGQSAGFLDLPVAREAATDYPVIVGSSMKGALLDMAYQSARCAALAEGKSDDEAKKIARAKVEAIFGKQDNAGTLLVSDARLILLPVRSLKTQYKWVTCPHLIERLSRDRARENCLTATPTACAPGVDSLTTLRSCLTATTESNPKYLGADDGELFLEERQFSRATPQGDLPEGLIELVRGLIPDQPHYQSTRDRIASQLVVISNDDFVWFARYGLAVNARNKLDETKKTSKNLWYEETIPPDALFYCLLAQRNDKAVVENDDALMVARKLFECRPYLQVGGNETVGQGWFAVALPKADQANGGAA
- a CDS encoding CopG family transcriptional regulator; translation: MKTNVEVKLAEDLLAEARNFVNEGCANSLDELLAETLRRYLDSHAPQLTEKFILQDVEWGLHGHD
- a CDS encoding type III-B CRISPR module-associated Cmr3 family protein gives rise to the protein MTTAKMTPGAHASSSEKAISSRTILLSPIDAWFFRDGRPYNSGESNQTDVASLFPPPATTVVGALRAGLAREKGWDGVSNWSTQRKLADVLGDGFEGKKALGAMRFRGPWLVRRQDGGAYESLFPMPLHVLGKPGPKQSRDDGSCDHDKPYGSNEPIWQPQCLLTPADEKNATSCDLGDVRLPMTSSVRAHPFEKDGLKEPSSQWVTQPGLKLILSGQLPTQEHVVEARDLWKHEIRVGLKRNEEKRVTEQGGLYSPRFVRLARDVSLAMTVNDLPEDWHIPKLLALGGEGRMADCSPIAGWALCASPAKDHRRFTVTLLTPLMLPIDPDGTVRQPVIGQELPGLTGSRIVSACVGKSHSIGGWDSTKRQPLPLRPVLPAGSTWFCECDAKDWPSLSQKHGQHIGDKRPFGYGQIVLGNWPQ
- the cas10 gene encoding type III-B CRISPR-associated protein Cas10/Cmr2, with the protein product MADTQRLQFSIGPVQGFVAQSRRTRDLWASSFMLSHLAATAIEAVRTSGGTLVLPAWDEETRGACQNHYFGTVPNRFVADFFADDAESAKQDAKVAADAAQQSLLAVWNQITNVIRDKFVSPVVGAGDGTLEIWERQVANFWEITWIVCSVEESSTLLAARKNWRTTPATVEPGDHCTMMSDRQELSGWIRSQASRKQDEFWKVLRSKLGPLDLADDERLCAIALIKRMFPKVAEQVIDRKLDHKSWPSTAYIAAIPWLIAVAENPDTQAAAAAFAVQVKSLAENSLGERQTRIPKLQTLKQQRRTGDFLSLDGNFFQRAAISNPKVTPYDPPLDDAADKQARRDLQTSLKKLCDDVGEKPSAFYAMLLMDGDSMGALLGEARKLPGGNGESLATKALSNFSIGVPHIVGQHYGVTIYAGGDDVLAMLPLDCALKCASQLAKAYQAEFTSKIGAEAAKQATLSGAVVYAHYHVPLRDVLKTAHHMLDDVAKDATGRDSLAIAVFKSSGITAQWSAPWEHIRDVGVAAKSDNIVDALRIDLGGQPLTSCDLAESLSDSKPGHGVAEQRSAEFSSGFLYNVRERFAALTDKALTRPGEFGRLSQELCDNGNDLFKSVLVADYLRGKQKREAEGGTAEERHEERLSLAKAAIDRLLKLSQRVTRDRLEGSSPPKFKLKHHRDTLGIDGALVVRFLANDGKEDAE